From the Gouania willdenowi chromosome 19, fGouWil2.1, whole genome shotgun sequence genome, one window contains:
- the LOC114481688 gene encoding forkhead box protein J1-B-like: MSAVIKLEHLQSQTRMPVFPMPRAKRFKVDRLEMYLEDQVQGSGPTPLDDTLTSLHWLQDFSILSSDPEWPSGPGCPSSQEQLFLRRLGNDSPSSLAVGDTAAPGMAQYLGSDSTVGPHPRIQEQPIPLVEVVYKTDPKVKPPCSHASLICMAMQASKQPKVTVSTIFKWITENFCYYKHAEPSWKNSIRQTLSRNKCFRKVPKQKDEPSKGGFWQIDPEYADMFVNGIFKGRTRTLRRNNGFQGYQDTARTSANEDVSPEQKPLLSKNNRRTTRSTKKPLLATKPDSMRVDILAAALEEVLGGDCSTLEDSDLNAALRSLECEMEGMQEPIGELGRWWGDVMNQQLSYGYMDLCVTTMDGTGNVAELQTPQHYLYQHQDHLNESSVSGEGAGVKVDTVTVPPTLDPGFGLSEGFFTATCDHPPPPTLTVL, from the exons atgtcagcAGTGATCAAG TTGGAGCATCTTCAGTCTCAAACCAGGATGCCGGTCTTTCCAATGCCTCGAGCCAAAAGGTTTAAGGTGGACAGGTTGGAGATGTACCTGGAGGATCAGGTCCAAGGGTCTGGACCTACCCCCCTTGATGACACCCTGACCAGCCTCCACTGGCTCCAGGACTTCTCCATCCTCAGCTCAGACCCGGAGTGGCCCAGTGGCCCCGGGTGTCCCTCCTCCCAGGAGCAGCTCTTCCTCAGACGCCTTGGCAACGACTCTCCGTCCAGCCTCGCCGTGGGAGACACCGCAGCCCCCGGGATGGCTCAGTACCTCGGCAGCGACTCCACCGTTGGTCCCCATCCCCGCATCCAGGAGCAGCCCATccctctggtggaggtggtCTACAAGACTGACCCCAAAGTCAAACCACCTTGTTCTCACGCCTCTCTCATCTGCATGGCCATGCAGGCCAGCAAACAGCCCAAAGTCACTGTGTCCACCATCTTTAAGTGGATAACAGAGAACTTCTGCTACTACAAACATGCAGAACCCAGCTGGAAG aACTCTATTCGTCAAACCTTGTCCCGCAACAAGTGCTTCAGGAAGGTCCCCAAACAAAAAGACGAGCCCAGCAAGGGAGGTTTCTGGCAGATTGACCCAGAGTATGCAGACATGTTCGTCAACGGCATCTTCAAAGGCAGGACCAGAACGCTGAGGAGGAACAACGGTTTTCAGGGCTATCAGGACACTGCAAGAACTTCTGCTAATGAAGATGTGAGTCCTGAACAAAAGCCCCTGTTgtccaaaaacaacagaagaaccaCCAGGTCTACAAAGAAACCGCTGTTAGCCACTAAACCAGACTCCATGAGGGTAGACATTCTGGCAGCAGCGTTGGAGGAAGTTCTCGGTGGTGATTGTAGCACCTTGGAGGATTCTGACCTCAACGCTGCTCTGAGGTCCCTGGAATGTGAGATGGAGGGGATGCAGGAACCAATAGGAGAGCTGGGAAGGTGGTGGGGAGACGTGATGAACCAGCAGCTGTCCTACGGCTACATGGACCTGTGTGTCACCACCATGGACGGCACAGGGAACGTAGCAGAGCTCCAGACGCCTCAGCACTATCTGTACCAGCATCAGGACCATCTCAATGAGTCCTCGGTGTCGGGGGAAGGGGCGGGGGTCAAAGTGGACACAGTGACCGTACCCCCAACCCTGGATCCAGGCTTTGGTCTGAGTGAGGGCTTCTTCACAGCTACCTGTGACcatccaccaccaccaacactgaCTGTCCTATAA
- the LOC114481905 gene encoding protein BTG3-like, with the protein MMRAEIAEVVSFLKSLVKLKNNVKAEKIDLFGKRLAVVLQEKFEGHWYPENPSKGQAYRCIRVNNLHQQDPELLRACRESGIKYSDLGLPWEITLWVDPGEVCGRYGENNFDFPVATLSKDTGKMVSEYHSDSSDEESKRSSPLTIPNRKCSNQTLNAAAPSWNPENMRSGMGASNPQPHNRTPIPWRNKLWLPLN; encoded by the exons ATGATGAGGGCAGAGATTGCAGAGGTGGTGTCCTTCCTGAAAAGccttgtaaaattaaaaaacaatgtgaaGGCGGAGAAAATTGATTTGTTTGGAAAGCGTCTGGCAGTGGTGCTGCAGGAGAAGTTTGAAGGACACTGGTACCCTGAAAACCCCAGCAAAGGCCAGGCATACAG gtgcatcagagtgaataatttacatcaACAGGACCCAGAGTTGCTGCGTGCCTGCAGGGAAAGTGGGATTAAATACAGTGACCTGGGGCTGCCATGGGAAATCACTCTGTGGGTTGATCCTGGAGAGGTTTGTGGAAG ATACGGAGAAAATAATTTCGACTTCCCAGTTGCCACATTGTCCAAAGACACGGGTAAAATGGTGTCTGAATACCACTCAGATTCTTCTGATGAGGAGAGCAAACGTTCCTCCCCCCTCACCATCCCCAACAGGAAGTGCTCTAACCAG ACTTTAAATGCAGCTGCTCCATCATGGAATCCTGAAAATATGAGGTCAGGAATGGGTGCCAGCAATCCACAGCCCCACAACAGAACCCCCATTCCTTGGAGAAACAAACTATGG CTCCCTCTCAACTAG